CAACGACATGACTGCCACTCCCCACGCACTCGCACTCGATCGCGTCACGCTTGAACTGGGCGGCCGCACGATCCTGCGCGACGTGAGCTTCTCGATCGAACCGGGCGAATTCGTCGGCGTGCTCGGGCCGAATGGCGCGGGCAAGACGACGCTGATGCGCGCGGTGCTCGGTCTCGTTCCCGTCACGGGCGGCACGCTGTCGGTCGGCGGCGTGCCGGTCGCGCGCGGCAACGCGTCGATCGGCTACATGCCGCAGATCAGGAGCGGGCTCGCGAATCGCCGGATGCGCGGCTACGACTTCGTCGCGATGGCCGCCGACGGCCATCGCTGGGGGCTGCCGCACATCAACGCCGCGACGCGACGCGACGTCGACCGCGTGCTCGACCTCGTCGGCGGCCCGACGCTCGCGCGCCGGCCGCTGTCGGAGCTGTCGGGCGGCGAGCGGCAGCGCCTG
The sequence above is a segment of the Burkholderia diffusa genome. Coding sequences within it:
- a CDS encoding ABC transporter ATP-binding protein encodes the protein MTATPHALALDRVTLELGGRTILRDVSFSIEPGEFVGVLGPNGAGKTTLMRAVLGLVPVTGGTLSVGGVPVARGNASIGYMPQIRSGLANRRMRGYDFVAMAADGHRWGLPHINAATRRDVDRVLDLVGGPTLARRPLSELSGGERQRLLLAQCLLGSPKLLLLDEPLISLDPNHQRGVVELVRNVQRELGITVLFSAHELNPLLNALDRVLYLGNGVAALGTVDEVITKPVLSGLYGSPIDVMRVNGKIFVMSGDVEIEKHDHEHEDDDGHSHGGGGGHGDHHHGHAHSGHSHDV